From the genome of Streptomyces sp. V2I9:
ACCCGTTCTACTTCCCGATCATGCTGGTGCTGGCGTTCCTCGGGTTCACCGGCTCGGTGGGCATCGCCCGCTTCATCGCCGTACGCGACCGGCCCCGCCCCCTGCGCCCCGGCGCGGCCGAGGAGGACCCGCGATGACCGTCTGGCTCCAGATCGTCGACACGGCCGGCGCCGTGCTACTCCTCCTCGGCGCGGCGATCTGCCTGCTCGGGGTGATCGGCATGATCCGGCTGCCGGACGTCCTCTCCCGCAGCCATGCGGCGACCAAGCCGCAGACCCTCGGCATGATCCTGGTGCTGGCCGGGGTGGCGCTGCGGCTGCGCAGCGGCATGGACCTCGCCACCCTGGGCCTCATCGCCTTCTTCCAGATGCTCACCGGGCCGGTGGCCTCGCACCTGGTGGCCCGGTCCGCGTACCGCACGGGCCAGGTCGACCACGAGGATCTGCTCTTCGACGAGCTCGACGAGCAGCTCACCGACGGGAAGTGACCGCGAAGGAGCAGGTGTTCGTCCCCCCGGCTCGCGGCTCGGGCGACCGGTCCGCCTTCCCTGTCCGGTCAAAACGCCCCCTTGCCGGCGTCCGCGTGCCATGATGCGGGCGGACCATGCCGGACGCTGGGGGGCGTATGGGAAGCACGGGCACGGTGCTGCGCGAATTGCGCGGCGCACAGAAGAGCGCCAAGGGCGTCTCGCTCTACTCGCGGTACGTGAACCGGCCTGCCGGCCGTGTGCTCGCGGCCGGGGCTTTCAGAGCGGGGATGACGCCCAATCAGGTCACCGTGGCGAGCGGGCTGTTCACCTATGGCGCCCTGGCCGCGGTCGCCCTCGTCGAACCGTCCTGGACGCTCGCCGTCCTGGTCTACGCGGCCCTCGCGGCCGGCTTCGCCCTCGACTCGGCGGACGGGCAGCTCGCGCGGCTCACCGGCCGGGGCGGACCCGACGGGGAGTGGCTGGACCACGTGGTGGACTGCGGCAAGCTGGTGCTCGTCCACACCGCCGTCCTGATCTCCTTCTACCGCTTCGGTGAACTGCCGTCGGACGCGTGGCTGTTGCTGCCCCTGGGCTTCCAGCTGGCCGCCGTGGTCACGTTCTGCGCGGGGCTGCTGCGCGAACAGCTCGGCAAGGCGGCGGCGAGTGCCCGGGGGCCTTCCTGGGCGGTGCCGCGGGCGGCGGCCTCTCCGGTGCGGGCGGTGGCGCTGCTGCCCGCCGACTACGGGGTGTTCTGCCTGGTGTTCCTGCTGCTCGGCGCACCCGACGCCTTCCGCGCCGGGTACGCCGTGCTCGCCGTGGTGCACACGCTGTTCCTGGCGGCCTTCCTCGCCAAGTGGTTCAGGGAGCTGAAAGGGCTCCGGGCCGGTTGACGAGAACGTCCAGTG
Proteins encoded in this window:
- the mnhG gene encoding monovalent cation/H(+) antiporter subunit G, which translates into the protein MTVWLQIVDTAGAVLLLLGAAICLLGVIGMIRLPDVLSRSHAATKPQTLGMILVLAGVALRLRSGMDLATLGLIAFFQMLTGPVASHLVARSAYRTGQVDHEDLLFDELDEQLTDGK
- a CDS encoding CDP-alcohol phosphatidyltransferase family protein; the protein is MGSTGTVLRELRGAQKSAKGVSLYSRYVNRPAGRVLAAGAFRAGMTPNQVTVASGLFTYGALAAVALVEPSWTLAVLVYAALAAGFALDSADGQLARLTGRGGPDGEWLDHVVDCGKLVLVHTAVLISFYRFGELPSDAWLLLPLGFQLAAVVTFCAGLLREQLGKAAASARGPSWAVPRAAASPVRAVALLPADYGVFCLVFLLLGAPDAFRAGYAVLAVVHTLFLAAFLAKWFRELKGLRAG